Proteins encoded within one genomic window of Methanosarcina barkeri str. Wiesmoor:
- a CDS encoding ABC transporter permease, whose protein sequence is MLDRIQWGHVFSRGLEYALTFFIILTVNFFLPRFMPGGPLLSILGSQNADLPVVIDEETKYKLMDYYHLNDPLHLQFVHYLRDAAHLDFGYSIFYNVPVLDVVLGRLPWTLLLMGTALLLSTMLGIFLGLESSWKRGQRIDSLLLITLPLFRSVPVFFLGTLLIFFFGYRMGFFPVSGAVTPYMDYQGSLSVAKDIISHLVLPLTCLTAFEMPGTYLLVRNVCSQQFERPYILMDIARGLKDRHVKNHILLNSIVPIVNQVAAMLGFMVGGAVFVETIFSYPGMGLLVYNSFIERDYPVLQGAFVFISFFVLAGNYAADIICSYIDGRSGQE, encoded by the coding sequence TTGCTGGACAGAATTCAATGGGGGCACGTATTTTCCAGAGGTCTGGAATATGCCCTCACTTTTTTTATAATCCTTACTGTCAATTTTTTTCTGCCACGGTTTATGCCTGGGGGCCCACTCCTAAGCATACTTGGCAGCCAGAATGCAGACTTGCCGGTTGTCATCGATGAAGAGACAAAATACAAGCTTATGGACTACTATCACTTGAACGACCCCCTGCACTTACAGTTTGTTCATTATTTGAGGGATGCAGCACATCTGGATTTTGGTTATTCAATATTTTACAATGTCCCTGTACTTGATGTAGTTCTTGGAAGATTGCCCTGGACACTTCTTCTTATGGGGACTGCACTACTACTGTCTACAATGCTAGGGATTTTTCTTGGGCTGGAATCTTCTTGGAAACGGGGGCAAAGAATCGACAGCTTATTGCTCATCACTTTACCTTTATTCCGTTCCGTGCCAGTATTCTTTTTGGGGACGCTTCTTATTTTCTTTTTTGGATACAGGATGGGTTTTTTTCCTGTTTCGGGAGCCGTGACACCGTATATGGATTATCAGGGCAGCTTATCCGTGGCAAAAGATATCATTTCTCACCTGGTACTTCCACTGACCTGCCTTACAGCTTTTGAGATGCCGGGTACATATTTGCTTGTAAGAAATGTTTGTTCCCAACAGTTTGAGCGTCCTTACATATTGATGGATATTGCAAGAGGCCTAAAAGATAGACATGTTAAAAACCACATTCTTCTCAACTCAATCGTACCTATAGTGAATCAAGTAGCTGCAATGCTTGGATTCATGGTGGGAGGTGCTGTATTCGTCGAGACTATTTTCTCGTATCCTGGAATGGGTTTACTTGTTTATAATTCCTTCATCGAAAGGGATTATCCTGTTCTTCAGGGAGCTTTTGTTTTCATCTCCTTTTTTGTGCTGGCAGGTAACTATGCAGCTGATATCATATGTTCCTATATTGATGGTCGAAGTGGGCAGGAGTGA
- a CDS encoding ABC transporter permease, which translates to MHEKSISQRLKTPKGIAGLIILVFFIFMAATASLLAPYGPTDLSSQPLLPPDDAHPLGTDDVGKDIFTELLYGSRTSLTVAFVVSFGVLVIGTFIGVFSGYMGGISDRVLMRGVDIFLMIPELPLILILAAYLRPSIWNIIFILILLGWPVGARVTRAQTRTLRVSGHVDFARVSGATAPYVIRKHIVPDLYPIVVTTLVMQSIRAILSESGLAFLGLGDPSYPSWGSMIKYAISYPMIFFSDAWMWWLLPAGTCITLLVLGFVLLGQSLEGDY; encoded by the coding sequence ATGCACGAGAAGAGTATTTCACAGCGATTAAAAACTCCAAAAGGTATTGCAGGCCTTATAATTCTAGTCTTTTTTATTTTTATGGCTGCTACTGCATCTCTTCTGGCTCCTTATGGGCCTACTGATTTATCAAGTCAGCCTTTGCTCCCTCCAGATGATGCTCACCCACTTGGTACAGATGACGTGGGAAAAGACATATTCACAGAGCTTTTGTATGGCTCAAGGACTTCACTTACAGTTGCTTTTGTTGTATCGTTTGGAGTGCTGGTAATCGGTACTTTTATAGGAGTATTTTCAGGATATATGGGCGGAATCTCTGATAGGGTACTTATGAGAGGAGTTGATATTTTTCTCATGATCCCTGAACTTCCTCTCATTCTCATTCTTGCAGCATACTTGCGCCCAAGCATATGGAATATTATATTCATTCTTATACTCTTAGGCTGGCCTGTAGGTGCAAGGGTTACAAGGGCTCAGACTCGGACTCTCAGGGTATCTGGACATGTAGATTTCGCAAGGGTTTCCGGGGCTACAGCCCCTTATGTAATCAGGAAACATATTGTTCCAGATTTATACCCAATCGTGGTCACTACATTAGTAATGCAGTCTATCCGTGCTATTTTGTCAGAGTCAGGCCTTGCTTTTCTGGGACTTGGAGACCCTTCTTATCCAAGCTGGGGGAGCATGATAAAATATGCAATATCATATCCAATGATATTTTTCTCAGATGCATGGATGTGGTGGCTGCTGCCTGCAGGGACATGTATAACACTGCTTGTGCTGGGATTCGTACTTCTGGGACAGTCTCTGGAAGGTGATTATTG